Part of the Benincasa hispida cultivar B227 chromosome 11, ASM972705v1, whole genome shotgun sequence genome, CCATAATAAATATACACGTTGTTTGGATTCAAACATAAGTCTCTTACTcgataataaatattatagttcaattaagttatatttattttaataaaaatatcattttaaattcaatgTTTATAGTGTTAGTATAGGCCAAATTTTATGAGAAAagaattcaatttatataaaaagGGGGGCGTATGACTAAAATTTATCATTTAAGCCAAAAAATTCGACGAcataactaattttaaatattttacttaaatatgatttcaGACATAGGtatcattttaaaatgaaaattgtaaaCAAAAGGCACGAAATATTCACAAAACATTTGACAAAGTATCTGTTTAATTGCTTCAATGAAACAAAACTGAATAATAGATCTGGTTAATTACTATCTTGACCAACTTTGTTTTGAACAATGCAACAGGCCCAATGTTATTCAAGGGAATTTACCATTTGTTTTATCAATACAACCCCAAAGGCGCAGTTTGGGGGAATATAGTTTGGGCTCACTCAATTTCCAGAGACCTAATCAATTGGAAGCCATTGAAGCCCGCTCTTTACCCTTCAAAGCCCTTCGACATCAATGGCTGCTGGTCCGGCTCCGCCACCATCCTCCCCGGTAACAAGCCCGTCATCTTATACACCGGAATCGACCCTCAAAACCGCCAGGTTCAAAACTACGCCGTTCCGGCTAACCTCTCCGACCCCTATCTAACCGAGTGGATCAAACCGGATGACAACCCGATCGTCGACCCGGACTCGGGAGTCAACGCCAGCGCCTTCCGTGACCCGACGACGGCGTGGCTGAGCGACAATGGCCACTGGAAGACCATCATCGGCAGCAAGAGGAAAAAGAGGGGAATGGCGTATTTGTATAGAAGTAGGGATTTTGTGAAATGGACGAAGGCGAAACACCCTTTACATTCTGCTCCAAATACAGGTATGTGGGAGTGCCCTGATTTTTACCCGGTTCCGCTCTCGGGCAGACGTGGATTGGACCCGTCGGTGACTGGGAATTGGGTTAAACATGTGTTGAAGGTGAGTTTGGATCTTACTAGATATGAGTATTATACGGTGGGGAAGTATTATCCGGAGAAGGATAGGTATGTACCGGATAACACATCGGCGGATGGGTGGAGTGGGCTGAGATATGACTACGGAAATTTCTATGCTTCGAAGTCGTTCTATGATTCGATGAAGAAGAGGAGGGTTTTGTGGGGCTGGGCTAATGAGTCTGATAGTGCTCAGGATGATGTTTCTAAAGGATGGGCTGGAATTCAGGTATGTTTTTTATGGAATGTGCTTTGTTCTGTTTTGTTCTGTTTTGTTACAGAGCACTTTCGTACATGGGTCTTTGTGAATgaccctttttttcttttcctctttttgcAGTTAATTCCTAGGAGGATATGGTTGGATCCAAACCGGAGGCAACTTTTGCAGTGGCCAGTTGAAGAGCTGAATAAGCTGAGAGGGAAGGAAGTTGTGTTGAGACATCAGAAGCTGTTGAAGGGACACCATGTTGAGGTTAAAGGAATTACTGCAGCCCAGGTCTGTGACACCACATTTTACTg contains:
- the LOC120092091 gene encoding beta-fructofuranosidase, insoluble isoenzyme 1-like, producing MNLFTLPSLLLGFSFFSLFINNGVVFVDALHKIYPELQSLQTDGAVIKPLHRTRFHFQPRRHWINDPNGPMLFKGIYHLFYQYNPKGAVWGNIVWAHSISRDLINWKPLKPALYPSKPFDINGCWSGSATILPGNKPVILYTGIDPQNRQVQNYAVPANLSDPYLTEWIKPDDNPIVDPDSGVNASAFRDPTTAWLSDNGHWKTIIGSKRKKRGMAYLYRSRDFVKWTKAKHPLHSAPNTGMWECPDFYPVPLSGRRGLDPSVTGNWVKHVLKVSLDLTRYEYYTVGKYYPEKDRYVPDNTSADGWSGLRYDYGNFYASKSFYDSMKKRRVLWGWANESDSAQDDVSKGWAGIQLIPRRIWLDPNRRQLLQWPVEELNKLRGKEVVLRHQKLLKGHHVEVKGITAAQADVEVVFSFSSLDKAEPFDPSWVDAQAVCDQLGSKAQGGVGPFGLLTLASENLEEFTPVFFRIFKSHHKHVVLLCSDARSSSLKEDGLYKPSFAGFVDINLSSKKLPLRTLIDHSVVESFGGGGKTCITSRVYPTKAVFGDAHLHVFNNGTEAITVDYLRAWSMRSARVN